The following are encoded together in the Paraburkholderia sp. BL10I2N1 genome:
- a CDS encoding helix-turn-helix transcriptional regulator: protein MPVQPNIASTAFLIAEPARAKILMALADGRALPAGELAYAAGVTAQTASTHLAKLLAGGLLAVETEGRHRYYRLSGSHVAQVLENLAAIHPVNDVRRKPLTPEARNLRFARCCYDHLAGAVGVAVTQALQQRGFIVACADKQFEVTLAGVAWFGSVGLDLAAVRPTRRGLARQCLDWTERQHHLAGPLGAQFMTLLCAEGWLRRAKASRVVQVTPKGWDALREHLGIEGRLGELSHGH from the coding sequence ATGCCTGTCCAGCCGAACATCGCGTCCACCGCGTTCCTGATTGCCGAGCCCGCCCGCGCAAAAATCCTGATGGCGCTCGCCGACGGACGTGCCCTGCCCGCCGGCGAACTTGCCTATGCGGCTGGCGTCACCGCGCAGACCGCGAGCACCCACCTCGCAAAACTGCTCGCGGGCGGCTTGCTGGCCGTCGAAACCGAAGGGCGGCATCGTTATTACCGGCTTAGCGGCTCACACGTCGCGCAGGTGCTGGAGAATCTCGCGGCGATTCATCCGGTCAACGACGTGCGGCGTAAGCCCCTCACGCCGGAAGCGCGAAACCTGCGTTTCGCGCGCTGCTGCTACGACCATCTGGCGGGCGCAGTCGGCGTGGCGGTGACGCAGGCGTTGCAGCAGCGCGGCTTCATCGTCGCCTGCGCCGACAAGCAGTTCGAAGTCACGCTCGCGGGCGTCGCGTGGTTCGGCAGCGTGGGGCTCGACCTCGCCGCCGTGCGGCCCACCCGACGCGGCCTCGCGCGCCAATGTCTCGACTGGACCGAGCGGCAGCATCATCTGGCTGGGCCGCTCGGCGCGCAGTTCATGACCCTGCTATGCGCAGAGGGCTGGCTGCGGCGCGCGAAGGCATCGCGTGTCGTGCAGGTCACGCCGAAGGGCTGGGACGCGCTAAGGGAACATCTGGGTATCGAAGGCCGGCTGGGCGAGCTGTCGCACGGACACTGA
- a CDS encoding RNA polymerase sigma factor gives MIPADTHRAIEVVWRIESARVIAHVARIVRDVGLAEELAQDALVAALEHWPEAGVPDNPGAWLMATAKNRALDRLRQEALHARKHEELGREMDALESHVVPDFVDSLDAAREDDIGDDLLRLVFTACHPVLSTEARVALTLRLIGGLTTGEIARAFLAPEATIAQRIVRAKRTLKAAHVPFEVPQADARAARLASVLEVIYLIFNEGYSATAGDDWMRPALCDEALRLGRVLERLMPDESEVHGLVALMEIQASRTHARTDAQGRPVLLLDQDRSRWDPLLIRRGLAALERSVALGGASGPYTLQSALAACHARARTAEETDWVQIVALYDALAQVAPSPVIELNRAVAIGMAFGPAAALEIVDALGDEQSLVSYHWLPSVRGDLLAKLGRTGEARAEFERAAAMTRNLRERELLLERASQMGQRS, from the coding sequence ATGATTCCGGCCGACACCCATCGAGCCATCGAGGTAGTCTGGCGGATCGAATCCGCCAGGGTCATCGCCCACGTTGCGCGGATCGTGCGCGATGTGGGGCTTGCCGAGGAGCTAGCGCAGGATGCGCTCGTCGCCGCACTCGAACACTGGCCCGAAGCGGGCGTGCCGGACAACCCGGGAGCCTGGCTGATGGCGACAGCGAAGAACCGCGCGCTCGACCGCTTGCGTCAGGAAGCGCTGCACGCGCGCAAGCATGAAGAACTCGGACGCGAAATGGACGCGCTGGAGAGTCACGTGGTGCCGGATTTCGTCGATAGCCTCGACGCGGCGCGCGAGGACGATATCGGCGACGACCTGCTGCGGCTCGTCTTCACAGCGTGCCATCCGGTGCTGTCGACCGAGGCGCGGGTCGCGCTGACGCTGCGCCTCATCGGCGGCCTCACGACCGGCGAAATCGCGCGTGCTTTCCTTGCGCCCGAAGCGACGATCGCACAGCGCATCGTGCGCGCGAAGCGCACGCTCAAGGCGGCCCACGTGCCCTTCGAGGTGCCGCAGGCTGACGCGCGGGCGGCGCGCCTCGCATCGGTACTCGAAGTGATCTATCTGATCTTCAACGAAGGCTATTCGGCCACTGCCGGCGACGACTGGATGCGACCGGCGCTCTGCGACGAAGCGCTGCGGCTGGGACGCGTTCTAGAGCGGTTGATGCCTGATGAAAGCGAAGTGCACGGGCTGGTCGCGCTGATGGAAATCCAGGCGTCGCGCACGCATGCCCGCACCGATGCGCAAGGCCGCCCGGTGCTGCTGCTCGATCAGGACCGCAGCCGTTGGGACCCGTTGCTGATCCGCCGAGGGCTGGCCGCGCTTGAGCGTTCAGTGGCCCTTGGCGGCGCGAGCGGGCCCTATACGCTGCAATCGGCGCTGGCCGCTTGTCACGCCCGCGCCAGAACGGCGGAGGAAACCGACTGGGTGCAGATCGTCGCGCTTTACGACGCGCTCGCCCAGGTTGCGCCGTCACCGGTGATCGAACTGAATCGCGCGGTGGCGATCGGCATGGCCTTCGGGCCGGCCGCAGCGCTGGAGATCGTCGATGCGTTGGGCGACGAACAGTCGCTCGTGAGCTATCACTGGTTGCCGAGCGTACGCGGCGATCTGCTCGCGAAGCTCGGCCGCACCGGCGAAGCGCGCGCCGAGTTCGAACGCGCCGCCGCGATGACCCGCAACCTGCGCGAGCGCGAATTGCTGCTGGAGCGTGCGAGCCAGATGGGGCAGCGCAGCTGA
- a CDS encoding VOC family protein, with translation MHKQIYVNLPVNDLPKSMAFFKALGFGFNAQFTNDSAACLEIGENIYAMLLVKDFFKGFTGKPVADAKESTEVLVCLSCASRAEVDGLVAKAVAAGGTAPRAPQDHGFMYGHGFEDVDGHIWELVYMEDPAAAGAR, from the coding sequence ATGCACAAGCAGATCTATGTGAATCTCCCGGTGAACGACCTGCCGAAGTCGATGGCTTTCTTCAAGGCGCTGGGTTTCGGCTTCAACGCGCAGTTCACCAACGACTCCGCAGCCTGCCTCGAGATCGGCGAAAACATCTATGCGATGCTGCTCGTGAAGGACTTCTTCAAGGGCTTCACTGGCAAGCCGGTAGCCGACGCGAAAGAGAGCACGGAAGTCCTCGTGTGCCTTTCGTGCGCGAGCCGCGCGGAAGTCGACGGACTGGTCGCGAAGGCCGTGGCCGCGGGCGGCACCGCGCCGCGTGCGCCGCAGGATCACGGCTTCATGTACGGCCACGGTTTCGAGGACGTCGACGGCCATATCTGGGAACTGGTCTATATGGAGGACCCCGCCGCGGCGGGCGCTCGTTGA
- a CDS encoding SRPBCC family protein gives MLKTILLAGVAVVALLLAYAATRPDTFRVERSATVKAAPERIFALINDLHLFNTWNPYEKKDTAIKGEYTGNASGPGAAYAWQSNKVGVGQMEIVDASSPERITMKLDFVKPFEAHNVAEFMLKPQGGATEVTWSMHGPVPYVSKLIGVFFNMDRMIGKDFEDGLGNLKNIAEAG, from the coding sequence ATGCTCAAGACCATCCTGCTGGCCGGCGTCGCCGTCGTGGCGCTACTGCTGGCCTATGCCGCGACGCGGCCCGACACGTTCCGCGTCGAACGCAGCGCGACTGTCAAGGCTGCGCCCGAGCGGATTTTCGCGCTCATCAACGACCTGCACCTGTTCAACACATGGAATCCGTACGAAAAGAAGGACACTGCGATCAAGGGTGAATACACCGGCAATGCCAGCGGACCCGGCGCGGCCTACGCCTGGCAGAGCAACAAGGTCGGTGTCGGGCAGATGGAAATCGTCGACGCCTCATCGCCCGAACGCATCACGATGAAGCTCGATTTCGTCAAACCGTTCGAGGCGCACAACGTCGCCGAATTCATGCTGAAGCCGCAAGGCGGCGCGACTGAAGTCACGTGGTCGATGCACGGCCCCGTGCCGTACGTTTCGAAGCTCATCGGCGTGTTCTTCAACATGGATCGCATGATCGGCAAGGATTTCGAAGACGGCCTCGGCAACCTGAAGAACATCGCCGAAGCAGGCTGA
- a CDS encoding YciI family protein, protein MRFMIMVRANATSEAGVMPDDDTVFAAMATYHEELAKAGVLLDATGLQPSSKGWRIRYSGGKRTVVDGPFSETKELIAGYTLIQVRSREEAMEWARRFPAPFGETADGEIEVRQLYEMDDFEPSEPVERFRELQAGKR, encoded by the coding sequence ATGCGATTCATGATCATGGTGCGGGCGAACGCAACGTCCGAAGCCGGCGTGATGCCCGACGACGATACCGTGTTCGCGGCGATGGCGACCTACCACGAAGAACTGGCGAAGGCGGGCGTGCTGCTCGACGCCACCGGCCTGCAGCCGAGTTCGAAAGGCTGGCGGATCCGCTATAGCGGCGGCAAGCGCACGGTCGTAGACGGCCCGTTCTCCGAGACGAAAGAACTGATTGCCGGCTATACGCTGATCCAGGTCCGCTCGCGCGAAGAGGCGATGGAATGGGCGCGCCGCTTCCCGGCACCGTTCGGTGAAACCGCCGACGGCGAGATCGAAGTACGCCAGCTCTACGAGATGGACGACTTCGAGCCGAGCGAGCCGGTTGAGCGGTTCCGCGAACTGCAGGCTGGCAAGCGGTAG
- a CDS encoding YciI family protein — MSYMLLIIEPTDQRDQRTREEGQEIYDQMVRFGEGLQSRGVLRAVESLASQDKAARVEVRDGRSKVIDGPFAEAKEMIGGFFLLNCETLEEAVAIAKECPAASWCTVEVRKIGPCWE; from the coding sequence ATGTCCTACATGTTGCTCATCATCGAACCCACCGACCAGCGCGATCAGCGGACCAGGGAGGAAGGGCAGGAGATCTACGACCAGATGGTCCGCTTCGGCGAAGGGCTGCAGTCGCGCGGCGTGCTGCGCGCGGTGGAATCGCTCGCATCGCAGGATAAGGCCGCGCGCGTCGAGGTGCGCGACGGTCGCAGCAAAGTGATCGACGGCCCGTTCGCCGAAGCGAAAGAAATGATCGGCGGCTTCTTCCTGCTCAATTGCGAAACGCTCGAAGAGGCGGTCGCGATTGCCAAGGAGTGCCCGGCGGCGTCATGGTGCACGGTTGAAGTCCGCAAGATCGGACCCTGCTGGGAGTGA